From Candidatus Polarisedimenticolia bacterium, the proteins below share one genomic window:
- a CDS encoding FtsX-like permease family protein, producing the protein MFLQILRDSLFRQKRRKAVILFSVALGTAAAAALGNMALDVGDKMSRELKAFGANLSVVPKETVRPVRIGGEDVSALRVPSYFAADQVLKAKDNFWKNNILAITPVLDVRARAAGRAITIRGTWFERRIALDRKGSGEFLTGIRTLNPYWRVQGDWPDDGTDEGRNAAPAQALAGSRLAETLSLRPGDRLDVETESGRTTFRIAGILTGSDQEDEALLAPLEAVWRMTGDAGRVSRILVSALTTPENAVYERMGKNPKDLPPAEFEKWSCTPFVSSIAYEIERALPGSDARVIRRVAESEGRILERISGLMILVTLLAALGAALTVTSALTTSVLERRSELGLLKAMGAGNARVVGLLLAEAGLLGLVGGLIGAGGGALLARWLSLSVFGIPVGIRPLSIPLAIAAALVITFSGCVLPARRIMRLRPFELLRGL; encoded by the coding sequence TTGTTCCTTCAGATCCTTCGCGATTCCCTCTTCCGGCAGAAGCGCCGCAAGGCCGTGATCCTCTTCTCGGTGGCCCTCGGCACCGCGGCCGCCGCGGCGCTGGGGAACATGGCGCTGGACGTGGGAGACAAGATGAGCCGGGAGCTGAAAGCGTTCGGGGCCAATCTCTCCGTGGTGCCGAAAGAAACGGTCCGCCCGGTCCGCATCGGCGGCGAGGACGTCTCCGCGCTGCGCGTCCCGTCCTATTTCGCGGCGGATCAGGTGCTCAAGGCGAAGGACAATTTCTGGAAGAACAACATCCTGGCCATCACCCCGGTTCTCGACGTCCGCGCCCGGGCGGCGGGCAGAGCGATCACCATCCGGGGAACCTGGTTCGAGAGGCGGATCGCGCTGGACCGGAAGGGCAGCGGGGAGTTCCTCACCGGGATCCGGACCCTGAATCCCTACTGGAGAGTGCAGGGGGATTGGCCGGACGACGGGACGGACGAGGGCCGGAATGCCGCGCCTGCCCAGGCTCTGGCCGGATCGCGGCTCGCCGAGACGCTCTCGCTGCGGCCGGGGGATCGGCTGGACGTGGAGACGGAAAGCGGCCGGACGACATTCCGCATCGCAGGAATCCTCACCGGCAGCGACCAGGAGGACGAAGCCCTGCTCGCCCCCCTGGAAGCAGTGTGGCGCATGACGGGGGACGCCGGCCGCGTCTCCCGCATCCTGGTCAGCGCCCTGACCACCCCCGAGAACGCCGTTTACGAGAGAATGGGGAAGAACCCGAAAGACCTGCCTCCCGCCGAGTTCGAGAAGTGGTCCTGCACCCCGTTCGTGTCGTCGATCGCCTATGAGATCGAGCGCGCGCTTCCAGGCTCCGACGCGCGGGTGATTCGCCGGGTGGCCGAGTCGGAAGGGAGGATCCTGGAGCGGATCTCGGGGCTGATGATCCTGGTCACGCTGCTCGCGGCGCTGGGGGCCGCGCTCACGGTCACGAGCGCGCTGACGACGAGCGTGTTGGAGCGGCGATCGGAGCTCGGGCTCCTGAAGGCGATGGGCGCCGGGAACGCCAGGGTGGTCGGCCTTCTCCTGGCGGAAGCGGGCCTACTGGGATTGGTCGGCGGGTTGATCGGCGCGGGCGGCGGGGCGCTCCTGGCGCGTTGGCTGTCGCTTTCGGTCTTCGGGATTCCGGTCGGCATCCGGCCCCTTTCCATCCCGCTCGCCATCGCGGCCGCCCTGGTCATCACCTTCTCCGGCTGCGTCCTGCCGGCCCGCCGGATCATGCGACTTCGCCCCTTCGAGCTGCTCCGTGGCCTTTAA
- a CDS encoding SpoIIE family protein phosphatase: MDFVVVKTADGKTFRRELNLPKIVIGRSSRSDLVVPDLSLSRVHAELYRDGENYLIKDAGSKNGTFLNDRPVISPTLLRKGDKIGLGTAAVWFNSEPQSRVEITDNPTPVAGTTVVPVEQLLSDPSTLGSTTSPGDRSASRPLEILQKAGDQLIALAPLDELLGSIMDLMFEAVRPERGFLMLLNPTTGALEPKVIRDEKRSAGGEIALSRHIADMVVHGKQSVLTSDAMHDPRFEQGESIMAQGIRSAMCVPLWNSREVMGLVYVDSRIRSNSFTAADLRILSNLANVAAVKIENNRLFERTLQVRALERDLELAAAIQRNLMPRACPPVKGFDIAGTNLPCRTVGGDTFDFLPRAGSLLWVAIGDVAGKGLPAAMIMSHFQAMLRGLAEADRPLSQLVGRLNDNLSRTLSVNQFISFCVVELEPEEGILRYVNAGHNPPFMVRASGEVDRFHGSGPVLGVVPGVPYPAHETRMDVGDTLLLYSDGATESQNPAEEEFGEDRLISCLKQVTLTGSEAGLAKLEGSILGFCGLAPRYDDITLLLMRRIGP, from the coding sequence ATGGATTTCGTCGTCGTCAAGACGGCCGATGGAAAGACCTTCCGCCGTGAGCTGAACCTTCCCAAGATCGTGATCGGGCGGTCATCCCGGAGCGATCTGGTCGTCCCCGACCTGTCCCTGTCGCGGGTCCACGCCGAGCTGTACCGTGACGGCGAGAACTACCTGATCAAGGACGCCGGCAGCAAGAACGGCACGTTCCTCAACGACCGGCCCGTCATCTCCCCGACGCTGCTCCGGAAGGGGGACAAGATCGGCCTCGGGACCGCGGCGGTCTGGTTCAACTCGGAGCCCCAGAGCCGGGTGGAGATCACCGACAATCCGACTCCGGTCGCGGGGACCACCGTCGTCCCCGTCGAGCAGCTCCTCTCCGATCCCTCCACGCTCGGAAGCACGACCTCACCGGGCGATCGCTCGGCGTCCCGGCCCCTCGAGATCCTCCAGAAGGCGGGCGACCAGCTGATTGCGCTGGCGCCGCTCGACGAGCTTCTGGGGTCGATCATGGATCTGATGTTCGAAGCGGTCCGACCGGAGCGCGGCTTCCTGATGCTGCTGAATCCCACTACCGGGGCCCTGGAGCCGAAGGTGATCCGGGACGAGAAGCGCAGCGCCGGCGGCGAAATCGCCCTGAGCCGCCACATCGCCGACATGGTGGTGCACGGGAAACAGTCGGTCCTGACCTCGGACGCCATGCACGATCCGCGCTTCGAGCAGGGCGAGAGCATCATGGCGCAGGGGATCCGCTCCGCGATGTGCGTGCCGCTCTGGAACAGCCGGGAAGTGATGGGCCTCGTCTATGTCGACAGCCGGATCCGCAGCAACTCCTTCACGGCGGCCGACCTGCGCATCTTGTCGAACCTCGCCAACGTGGCGGCTGTGAAGATCGAGAACAACCGGCTCTTCGAGAGGACCTTGCAGGTCCGGGCGCTGGAGCGCGACCTGGAGCTGGCCGCGGCGATCCAGCGCAACCTGATGCCGCGCGCCTGCCCGCCCGTGAAGGGGTTCGATATCGCGGGGACCAACCTCCCCTGCCGCACGGTGGGGGGCGACACTTTCGACTTCCTGCCGCGCGCCGGCAGCCTGCTGTGGGTGGCGATCGGCGACGTGGCCGGGAAGGGCCTTCCCGCGGCGATGATCATGTCCCACTTCCAGGCGATGCTGCGCGGGCTCGCCGAGGCGGATCGCCCGCTGTCCCAGCTGGTGGGCCGCCTCAACGACAATCTCTCACGGACGCTCTCGGTCAACCAGTTCATCTCCTTCTGCGTCGTCGAGCTCGAGCCGGAGGAGGGGATCCTGAGGTACGTGAACGCGGGGCACAACCCTCCCTTCATGGTGCGGGCCTCAGGGGAGGTGGATCGCTTTCACGGCAGCGGCCCCGTCCTGGGCGTCGTGCCCGGAGTCCCCTACCCGGCCCACGAGACGCGGATGGACGTGGGGGACACCTTGCTTCTCTACAGCGATGGAGCCACCGAGAGCCAGAATCCCGCCGAGGAGGAATTCGGCGAGGACCGGCTCATCTCCTGCCTGAAACAGGTGACTCTCACCGGCAGCGAGGCCGGGTTGGCGAAGCTCGAGGGAAGCATCCTGGGATTCTGCGGATTGGCCCCGCGTTACGACGACATCACGCTCCTGTTGATGCGCCGGATCGGGCCATGA
- a CDS encoding transcriptional repressor → MDAAGRFARYLALHDLKMTRARRAILEEVLSMPGHFTADDMLAHFRSKGRLVAPATLYRTLARLVEAGLVHRIPMNRGQARYEPMLGRSHHDHMFCVACGKIIEFQSRKIERIQDEVCRRKKFRLLERTHQLRGHCRDCARGDRSRPPETQG, encoded by the coding sequence ATGGACGCCGCGGGCCGCTTCGCGCGCTACCTCGCCCTGCACGATCTGAAGATGACCCGCGCCCGCCGCGCGATCCTCGAGGAAGTCCTCTCCATGCCGGGCCACTTCACGGCCGACGACATGCTGGCGCATTTCCGGAGCAAGGGAAGGCTCGTCGCCCCGGCGACGCTCTACCGCACGCTGGCCCGCCTCGTCGAGGCGGGGCTCGTCCACCGGATCCCCATGAACCGCGGGCAGGCGCGGTACGAGCCGATGCTGGGCCGCTCGCATCACGACCACATGTTCTGTGTCGCCTGCGGCAAGATCATCGAGTTTCAGAGCCGCAAGATCGAGCGCATCCAGGACGAGGTCTGCCGGCGCAAGAAATTCAGGCTCCTGGAGCGCACGCACCAGCTCCGGGGCCATTGCCGCGATTGCGCGCGCGGCGACCGGTCGCGCCCGCCCGAGACGCAGGGCTGA
- a CDS encoding lipid-A-disaccharide synthase N-terminal domain-containing protein — protein sequence MSEPLMLVLGYTAQALFGGRFALQWVVSERSGRSVVPAAFWLFSVAGGILMLLYAVLRKDQVFILGQALGLAIYVRNLTLLRREKTLRDPGRLGP from the coding sequence ATGAGCGAGCCGCTGATGCTGGTCCTCGGTTACACCGCGCAGGCGTTGTTCGGCGGGCGGTTCGCCCTGCAGTGGGTGGTGTCGGAGCGCTCGGGGCGAAGCGTCGTCCCGGCGGCTTTCTGGCTCTTCAGCGTCGCCGGCGGGATCCTGATGCTCCTCTATGCCGTGCTGCGGAAGGATCAGGTCTTCATCCTCGGCCAGGCCCTGGGACTGGCGATCTACGTGCGCAATCTCACCCTCCTGCGCCGGGAGAAGACGCTCCGGGATCCCGGCCGGCTCGGCCCCTGA
- a CDS encoding class I SAM-dependent methyltransferase, with product MSVRRIGTWKDSLRRGRDAAIACLLPGGLPIAPILALVDGYLFPHEGVFLYWLARSGPGSGCVVEIGSFRGRSTLCMAAGASAGRKTRVFAVDPHVYQTAQELGENLRHFGLEAFVDAVVLPSVEVARQWSEPVRLLFVDGNHGKESVEADVKTWLPHLQPGGFLLLHDSTSLSGFPGPIEVAKTTLRPGPIFDAVGELGSITWGRRSGATAPWLPPAYGKAFLDATLRALQSLRGAGSNPGRAS from the coding sequence ATGAGCGTTCGCCGCATCGGCACGTGGAAGGATTCTCTTCGCCGCGGGCGCGATGCCGCCATCGCCTGCCTGCTGCCCGGAGGGCTACCCATCGCCCCGATTCTGGCGCTGGTGGACGGCTACCTCTTCCCTCACGAGGGAGTCTTCCTCTACTGGCTGGCGCGCTCGGGACCCGGTTCGGGGTGTGTCGTCGAAATCGGCTCCTTCCGCGGACGATCGACCTTGTGCATGGCGGCCGGCGCCAGCGCCGGCCGCAAGACCCGCGTGTTCGCGGTGGATCCGCACGTCTACCAGACGGCCCAGGAGCTGGGCGAGAACCTCCGCCACTTCGGCCTGGAGGCCTTCGTGGATGCCGTGGTCCTGCCCTCCGTCGAAGTCGCCCGGCAGTGGAGCGAGCCGGTGCGGCTCCTGTTCGTCGATGGCAACCATGGGAAGGAGAGCGTGGAAGCCGACGTGAAGACCTGGCTGCCGCACCTCCAGCCCGGAGGCTTTCTGCTGCTGCATGACTCGACGAGCCTCAGCGGTTTTCCGGGACCGATCGAGGTGGCGAAAACGACACTGCGACCCGGACCGATCTTCGACGCCGTGGGCGAGCTGGGGAGCATCACATGGGGCCGGCGCTCCGGCGCGACCGCTCCGTGGTTGCCTCCGGCCTACGGGAAGGCGTTCCTCGACGCGACCCTTCGCGCCCTCCAAAGTCTGCGGGGAGCGGGAAGCAATCCGGGGAGGGCGTCTTGA
- a CDS encoding DinB family protein has protein sequence MQYMKLDPDQREEFLISLASMPAYLDEVFSRLSPEQTRTVAADGTLSPVEQVWHLADLEREGFGERIRRLLTEKEPYLPDFDGAKLAAERDYRRLTLEDGLAAFAEARRRNLAALRSIDGQAWFLSGTQDGVGKVSLCDIPGFMSQHDGSHKAEIEAWMKSAGQ, from the coding sequence ATGCAGTACATGAAACTCGATCCGGATCAACGCGAGGAGTTCCTGATCTCACTGGCGAGCATGCCGGCCTATCTCGACGAGGTCTTCTCGCGTCTGAGCCCGGAGCAGACGCGGACCGTCGCCGCCGACGGCACTCTGTCGCCCGTCGAGCAGGTCTGGCATCTTGCGGACCTCGAGCGCGAAGGATTCGGAGAGCGGATTCGGCGCCTGTTGACCGAAAAGGAGCCCTACCTGCCTGATTTCGACGGCGCCAAGCTGGCGGCCGAGCGCGACTACCGCCGGTTGACGCTCGAGGACGGCCTGGCGGCTTTCGCGGAGGCGCGCCGGCGAAACCTCGCGGCGCTGCGGTCGATCGACGGGCAGGCCTGGTTCCTGAGCGGCACGCAGGATGGTGTCGGGAAGGTGTCGCTCTGCGACATCCCCGGGTTCATGTCCCAGCACGACGGATCCCACAAAGCCGAGATCGAAGCGTGGATGAAATCGGCGGGGCAATGA
- a CDS encoding Fe-S-containing protein, whose protein sequence is MFESLVITLREGIEAALVVGIILGSLRKSGRESLGRSVFLGLTTGLIASVVCAALFSALKVSEEAYEGYLMIAGSFFVITMVIWMWKTAKGLKKEIETRVDRISHRSGGAVAAGLFLLTFLLVLREGVETILFLGAANLTSDALLSFFGAAVGLSLATLFGIAFVRGTVRVDLGRFFKVTEIVLALLAAQLLIGGLHELGEKGTIPVGEREMRLIGPIVKNEVLVTVSLLALPLIILLVPGRGDRARAQSAGSLEGPERRLALARIRRETLWRRLLATAGTLVIASLAVSYAFSRLPRGIDPPALLTAGSGGEVRVPKAGLDDGHLHRFGVRLEGTVVRFFVMKSGAKLVASFDACEVCGAYGYVEIRGRLVCLACAADINVGTLGAGGGCNPLPLAYREEDDAIVIPIDALAKEIPSFRAAEKTEAAPPTY, encoded by the coding sequence ATGTTCGAGTCGCTGGTCATCACGCTGCGCGAGGGGATCGAGGCCGCTCTGGTGGTGGGCATCATCCTCGGCTCCTTGCGCAAGTCGGGGCGGGAATCGCTCGGCCGATCGGTCTTTCTCGGCCTGACGACGGGGCTGATCGCGAGCGTCGTCTGCGCCGCCCTCTTTTCCGCCCTGAAAGTCTCCGAGGAGGCCTACGAAGGCTACCTGATGATCGCCGGATCGTTCTTCGTGATCACGATGGTCATCTGGATGTGGAAGACCGCCAAGGGGCTCAAGAAGGAGATCGAGACGAGGGTGGATAGGATCTCCCACCGCAGCGGCGGCGCGGTCGCCGCGGGGCTGTTCCTCCTCACGTTCCTGTTGGTCCTGAGGGAGGGAGTGGAGACGATCCTCTTTCTCGGAGCCGCCAATCTCACGAGCGACGCGCTGCTTTCCTTCTTCGGCGCCGCGGTCGGGCTCTCTCTGGCGACGCTCTTCGGAATCGCCTTCGTCCGGGGAACGGTGCGCGTCGATCTCGGGCGTTTCTTCAAGGTGACCGAGATCGTCCTGGCCCTCCTGGCCGCGCAGCTCCTCATCGGCGGCCTGCACGAGCTGGGGGAGAAGGGGACGATTCCGGTCGGCGAACGGGAGATGCGCCTGATCGGGCCGATCGTGAAGAACGAGGTCCTGGTCACGGTGTCCTTGCTGGCCCTTCCCTTGATCATTCTTCTGGTTCCGGGGCGCGGCGACCGGGCGCGGGCCCAGAGCGCCGGCTCCCTTGAGGGGCCCGAGCGCCGGCTCGCCCTGGCCCGGATCCGCCGGGAGACCCTCTGGCGGCGCCTGCTGGCGACCGCCGGGACGCTGGTGATCGCCTCGCTCGCCGTCTCGTACGCCTTCTCGCGGCTGCCGCGCGGCATCGATCCTCCGGCGCTGCTGACGGCCGGCTCGGGCGGCGAAGTGCGCGTGCCGAAGGCGGGGCTCGACGACGGCCATCTCCACCGCTTCGGCGTCCGCCTCGAGGGGACGGTCGTCCGGTTCTTCGTGATGAAGTCGGGAGCCAAGCTGGTGGCCTCGTTCGACGCCTGCGAGGTCTGCGGGGCGTACGGCTACGTGGAGATCCGCGGACGGCTCGTCTGCCTGGCGTGTGCCGCCGACATCAACGTGGGCACCCTCGGCGCGGGCGGAGGGTGCAACCCGCTGCCGCTCGCGTACCGCGAGGAAGACGACGCGATCGTGATCCCGATCGACGCGCTGGCCAAAGAAATCCCATCGTTCCGGGCGGCGGAGAAAACCGAGGCCGCCCCCCCCACCTACTGA
- a CDS encoding TonB family protein: protein MSRFFARLLFAAGILLLASVSAAPATRKPMRGREEIAVITTPLGTIALRFFPEEAPSHVSYVKELIRKHFYDGTTFHRVIPHFVIQGGDPNSKDADRSNDGDGEGDHRLQAEFSTHLHYKPGTVGMARDDDPNSGSCQFFIAIENLPRLDGRYTIFGEVTEGLDVARRIADLPRDLKDNPLHKVPIRVLLKQMRITKPIYSYAFMQEPSGEVLSGPDKPKAWDPGSTRWTAPALVRGARKPLGTEAWPRTPLDISLGEDGSVLDVRFADLQVKHAPEIAAAVKKWRFTPAQRDGKAIKARFAIGSRGGPPEPTSAPGTPRQITEEITPPAAAIPIPLPPGTKPPEIEPLLRLSIDENGLVTDVSLEVSTGSPLADQAALDAARRMVFAPAVMGKAPVSVYVNLPGRFVEASLP, encoded by the coding sequence ATGTCCCGATTTTTCGCACGCCTCCTGTTCGCTGCGGGAATCCTGCTTCTCGCTTCAGTCTCCGCAGCTCCCGCGACGCGCAAGCCCATGCGGGGGCGGGAGGAGATCGCGGTGATCACGACCCCCCTGGGCACGATCGCCCTCCGCTTCTTTCCCGAGGAGGCCCCCTCCCACGTCTCCTACGTCAAGGAGCTGATCCGAAAGCACTTCTACGACGGGACGACGTTCCACCGGGTGATTCCTCACTTCGTGATCCAGGGGGGGGATCCGAACTCCAAGGACGCGGACCGGAGCAACGACGGGGACGGCGAGGGCGACCACCGGCTCCAGGCGGAATTCAGCACCCACCTCCATTACAAGCCCGGGACGGTCGGGATGGCCCGGGACGACGATCCAAATTCCGGGTCGTGCCAGTTCTTCATCGCGATCGAGAACCTGCCCCGCCTCGACGGGAGGTACACGATTTTCGGCGAGGTCACCGAAGGCCTCGACGTCGCCCGGAGAATCGCCGACCTGCCGCGGGACTTGAAGGACAACCCCCTCCACAAGGTCCCGATCCGCGTCCTGCTGAAACAGATGCGCATCACGAAGCCGATCTACTCCTACGCGTTCATGCAGGAGCCGAGCGGGGAAGTCCTCTCCGGGCCGGACAAGCCGAAGGCATGGGATCCGGGGAGCACGCGCTGGACGGCGCCGGCGCTCGTCCGAGGCGCGAGAAAGCCGCTGGGCACCGAAGCGTGGCCCCGGACTCCTCTTGACATCTCGTTAGGCGAGGACGGCTCCGTCCTGGACGTCCGGTTCGCGGACCTGCAAGTGAAACACGCCCCAGAGATTGCCGCGGCCGTGAAGAAGTGGAGGTTCACCCCGGCCCAGCGCGACGGCAAGGCCATCAAAGCGCGCTTCGCAATCGGCAGCCGCGGCGGACCTCCGGAGCCCACCTCGGCCCCGGGAACGCCCAGGCAGATCACCGAGGAGATCACGCCTCCCGCGGCGGCCATCCCGATCCCGCTGCCGCCCGGCACGAAGCCGCCCGAGATCGAGCCGCTCCTGCGCCTGTCGATCGACGAGAACGGCCTGGTGACCGACGTGAGCCTCGAAGTCTCGACCGGAAGTCCTCTCGCCGACCAGGCGGCCCTGGACGCGGCCCGGAGGATGGTCTTCGCCCCCGCCGTCATGGGCAAGGCCCCCGTCAGCGTCTACGTCAACCTCCCGGGCCGGTTCGTCGAAGCATCCTTGCCTTAG
- a CDS encoding ABC transporter permease, which produces MDRGAQVTGFPRRGTRRWRFGRPGHVAMSSRLLLRSLRLRSSSFLLALLAVTVGATVSATMLDLKADLREKMSRELRRYGPNLLVTASPGSDSRTLDEGKARRIPALLASQVPDVIVSPILLSGGMAAGSARAAAAETGVAGVDFETLARLNPSWRLEGSWPRSSEDACLVGSSLAQVLALHAGDDAIVTIGAAREHLRVAGILSTGESEDDEILVPLPLLQERLGLPGRVSVAVLSVDGGAASVARAATRIQDAIPGVSARPLWQVAAPQGALLGTLDTLMLFLTVVVLVLCGLSVMTTLLSIVLERQEEIGLMRSLGAGDGEILTMFLAEVSLLAILGSAAGLALGAGAARLVGYRLFGAAIEPRAVVIPLVLAVSLLLCWSAVIVPLRRALAIQPAAALRGE; this is translated from the coding sequence ATGGATCGAGGGGCGCAGGTGACGGGATTCCCGAGACGCGGCACTCGCCGGTGGCGCTTCGGAAGGCCCGGCCACGTGGCGATGTCGTCGCGGCTGCTCCTGCGCTCGCTGCGTCTGAGAAGCTCCTCGTTCCTCCTGGCGCTGCTCGCCGTGACCGTGGGGGCGACGGTGAGCGCCACGATGCTCGACCTCAAGGCCGATCTCCGTGAGAAGATGTCGCGCGAGCTGCGGCGCTACGGCCCGAATCTCCTGGTGACGGCTTCGCCCGGCTCCGACTCCCGCACTCTGGACGAGGGGAAGGCCCGGCGCATACCGGCCCTTCTTGCCTCGCAAGTGCCGGACGTGATCGTCTCCCCTATCCTGCTCTCGGGCGGCATGGCAGCCGGATCGGCGCGGGCTGCCGCGGCCGAGACGGGGGTGGCGGGCGTCGACTTCGAGACCCTCGCCCGCTTGAATCCGTCGTGGCGGCTCGAGGGATCCTGGCCTCGATCCTCCGAGGACGCCTGCCTGGTCGGCTCGTCGCTCGCGCAGGTCCTCGCGCTCCACGCGGGCGACGACGCGATCGTCACGATCGGCGCGGCGCGTGAGCACCTGCGGGTCGCGGGAATCCTCTCCACGGGCGAATCGGAAGACGACGAGATCCTCGTCCCCCTGCCGCTGCTCCAGGAGCGGCTCGGGCTCCCGGGACGCGTCTCGGTCGCGGTCCTTTCGGTGGATGGCGGGGCGGCTTCGGTCGCCCGCGCGGCGACCCGGATCCAGGACGCGATTCCCGGCGTCTCCGCCCGGCCGCTCTGGCAGGTCGCCGCGCCGCAGGGGGCCTTGCTCGGGACGCTCGACACGCTGATGCTCTTCCTCACCGTCGTCGTCCTGGTTCTTTGCGGCCTGTCGGTGATGACGACGCTCCTGTCCATCGTCCTGGAGCGCCAGGAGGAAATCGGGCTGATGCGCTCGCTCGGCGCGGGAGATGGAGAGATCCTGACGATGTTCCTGGCGGAGGTCAGCCTTCTGGCGATTCTCGGGTCCGCCGCGGGCCTGGCGCTCGGAGCGGGCGCCGCCCGGCTGGTGGGATACCGTCTCTTCGGGGCGGCCATCGAGCCGCGGGCCGTCGTCATCCCCCTCGTCCTGGCCGTCTCTCTGCTCCTGTGCTGGAGCGCGGTCATCGTGCCGCTGCGCCGCGCCCTCGCCATCCAGCCGGCCGCGGCGTTGCGGGGGGAGTGA
- a CDS encoding carbon-nitrogen hydrolase family protein, producing MIVALASPRVARSLDEGLEKIKRLLSEASVQGAEIACFPEAYLPGLRGQDFEVFPFDRAQQERALRSVAQWAREFSVAAILGMERLTDGGRQIAAFVIDARGEVQGFQTKNQLDPSEEAFYVPGRTRRLFEVNGVKLGVAICHEGWRYPETVRWAAVRGAAIVFHPQHTGSERAGIRLTEWGSAQAPYYEKAMSLRSLENTVYFASVNYALRFPESATSLIAPSGRCQAYLPYGQEGVLVQAIKPEEATGLLARRYAPERYQEEGEGR from the coding sequence TTGATCGTCGCCCTGGCTTCGCCGCGCGTCGCCCGGAGCCTCGACGAGGGGCTCGAGAAGATCAAACGCCTCTTGTCGGAGGCCTCGGTGCAAGGCGCGGAAATCGCCTGTTTTCCCGAAGCCTATCTTCCCGGCTTGCGCGGGCAGGACTTCGAAGTGTTCCCCTTCGATCGGGCGCAGCAGGAGCGGGCTCTCCGGAGCGTGGCGCAGTGGGCGCGAGAGTTTTCGGTGGCCGCCATCCTCGGGATGGAGAGGCTCACGGACGGGGGACGGCAGATCGCCGCCTTCGTCATCGACGCCCGCGGGGAGGTTCAGGGATTCCAGACGAAGAACCAGCTCGACCCTTCCGAAGAGGCGTTCTACGTCCCCGGCCGTACGCGCCGCCTCTTCGAGGTCAACGGCGTCAAGCTCGGCGTGGCCATCTGCCATGAAGGCTGGCGCTACCCCGAGACGGTGCGATGGGCCGCCGTCCGCGGCGCCGCGATCGTCTTTCATCCTCAGCACACCGGGAGCGAGCGCGCCGGCATCCGCCTCACCGAGTGGGGCTCGGCCCAGGCCCCCTATTACGAGAAGGCGATGAGCCTGCGCAGCCTTGAGAACACCGTCTATTTCGCCAGCGTCAACTACGCGCTGCGCTTCCCGGAATCGGCCACGAGTCTCATCGCCCCGTCGGGCCGGTGCCAGGCTTACCTGCCTTACGGGCAGGAGGGGGTCCTCGTTCAGGCCATCAAGCCCGAGGAAGCGACCGGCCTGCTGGCCCGCCGGTACGCGCCGGAGCGCTATCAGGAGGAAGGGGAGGGACGATGA
- a CDS encoding ATP-binding cassette domain-containing protein, translated as MSFVRIEDVTRHYNHEVIALDRVSLEIRAGEWIAVMGPSGSGKTTLLNMLGGLDVPNEGRVIVDGLDLTRLTGPELIRYRRECVGLIFQQYHLIPYLTAVENVMLAQYLHSLADESEAAKALEAVGLGGRLHHLPSALSGGEKQRVCIARALTNRPKLVLADEPTGSLDEENQRGVMDLFRKMHGDGQTIVMVTHDILVGQLADRQIQLAHGRLAGESLTHHPGEETIEHVLEYLWMKHEGHESAHVVCGKGFHLAQPELLDRMRAMGILEPGPGDVFSPAGYRRAENLIRRQRLAEILFSQTFQMREEVVEKEACYFEHVLSPVMTDSICSFLGHPATCPHGRPIPRGACCAAARREQAARHPASE; from the coding sequence ATGTCCTTCGTCCGGATCGAAGACGTCACCCGCCACTACAACCACGAGGTCATCGCCCTGGATCGGGTGAGTCTGGAGATCCGCGCCGGGGAATGGATCGCCGTGATGGGACCGTCGGGATCCGGCAAGACCACCTTGCTCAACATGCTCGGCGGCCTGGACGTGCCGAATGAGGGCCGGGTGATCGTCGACGGGCTGGATCTCACCCGGCTCACGGGTCCCGAGCTGATCCGCTACCGGAGGGAATGCGTCGGCCTGATCTTCCAGCAGTACCACCTCATTCCCTACCTCACCGCGGTGGAGAACGTGATGCTCGCCCAATACCTGCACAGCCTGGCGGACGAGAGCGAGGCGGCCAAGGCGCTGGAGGCGGTCGGCCTGGGCGGCCGGCTGCACCACCTCCCCTCGGCGCTCTCGGGAGGCGAGAAGCAGCGGGTGTGCATCGCGCGCGCCCTGACGAACCGCCCGAAGCTCGTCCTGGCCGACGAGCCGACCGGGTCGCTGGACGAAGAGAACCAGCGGGGCGTGATGGATCTCTTCCGGAAGATGCACGGCGACGGGCAGACGATCGTGATGGTGACCCACGACATCCTCGTCGGACAGCTCGCGGACCGGCAGATCCAGCTGGCGCACGGCCGCCTGGCGGGAGAGTCGCTGACCCACCATCCGGGTGAGGAGACGATCGAGCACGTCCTGGAATACCTGTGGATGAAACACGAGGGGCACGAGTCGGCGCACGTGGTGTGCGGAAAGGGATTCCACCTCGCCCAGCCGGAGCTGCTCGACCGGATGCGCGCCATGGGGATCCTGGAGCCGGGACCGGGAGACGTCTTCTCCCCGGCCGGCTATCGCCGCGCCGAGAACCTCATCCGGCGGCAGCGCCTGGCCGAGATCCTGTTCTCCCAGACGTTCCAGATGCGCGAGGAGGTGGTCGAGAAGGAGGCCTGCTACTTCGAGCACGTCCTGTCGCCCGTGATGACCGATTCGATCTGCTCCTTCCTCGGTCATCCCGCAACCTGCCCGCACGGCAGGCCGATTCCCCGGGGGGCCTGCTGCGCCGCCGCCCGGCGCGAGCAGGCCGCCCGCCATCCCGCCTCGGAGTAG